In Salisediminibacterium beveridgei, one DNA window encodes the following:
- a CDS encoding DUF6612 family protein, with protein sequence MFKKMLYTGISLSVLTIVSACGNTTEEGESAEEIVKQSQTTMNDVESYVLNMDMLQTMKLDGMDEDAMSVRSTQTMEMTMDPMTFKQDMTMNYEDMDEFGEMDDSEGQVSYQSFFTETDGLFMEDPMMDRWMKFPESYLDDFLAMSDLQLHPDEQLAFLKDYVADLSLEEDDEYYYIALKTEDLNMEELMQELHGFDADIPGMEGMDELFGSMELRELDFSITIDKETYYQTAGSITMVMALDMMGQEMITNQTSEMTMSDFNTIEPIPVPDEVLENAEEISEDEFTPGM encoded by the coding sequence ATGTTCAAAAAAATGTTGTACACAGGAATCAGTCTGTCTGTTCTGACCATTGTCAGTGCTTGCGGCAACACCACTGAAGAAGGGGAATCAGCTGAAGAGATCGTAAAGCAGAGTCAAACGACGATGAATGATGTTGAATCGTACGTCTTAAACATGGATATGCTACAAACCATGAAGCTTGACGGCATGGATGAAGACGCAATGTCAGTCCGATCGACACAAACGATGGAAATGACCATGGATCCAATGACCTTTAAACAGGATATGACGATGAATTATGAAGACATGGATGAATTTGGGGAGATGGATGACTCTGAAGGACAAGTCAGTTACCAATCGTTTTTCACAGAGACCGATGGTTTATTCATGGAAGATCCCATGATGGATAGATGGATGAAATTCCCTGAGAGTTACCTGGATGATTTCCTTGCAATGTCTGATCTTCAGCTTCACCCCGATGAACAGTTGGCTTTTCTTAAAGACTATGTCGCAGATCTTTCATTGGAAGAAGATGACGAGTATTATTACATCGCTCTCAAAACAGAAGATCTGAATATGGAGGAGCTGATGCAGGAACTTCATGGATTTGATGCAGACATCCCAGGCATGGAAGGAATGGATGAACTCTTCGGTTCAATGGAACTCCGGGAACTCGATTTTTCGATCACCATTGATAAAGAAACCTATTATCAAACTGCCGGATCAATCACGATGGTGATGGCTCTTGATATGATGGGCCAGGAAATGATCACAAATCAGACCAGTGAAATGACGATGTCTGACTTTAACACCATCGAACCCATCCCTGTCCCTGACGAGGTATTAGAGAATGCCGAGGAAATCAGTGAGGATGAATTTACCCCGGGGATGTGA
- a CDS encoding electron transfer flavoprotein subunit beta/FixA family protein yields the protein MNILVCIKQVPDTKIIKVNPKTNTLDRSSAPAILNPYDAHAVEEAVRLKKEHGGKVMVLSMGPPQAANAIRKCVEIGADEGFLISDRKFAGADTLATSYALFKAIEKLEKEQGIDLVLCGKHAIDGDTGQVGPGIARRMGMPPLTNVINVRNVDEKNKKIQVDRKIEDGHEIIESDLPCLLTVEKEINQVAYSPFPNMMRAARYKPTVWTVDDLDDVDIKQLGLKGSPTIVGRMWPPDKSSGAEIVEGSTEEKVKRVVSVLMEKPELFASKGGEK from the coding sequence ATGAATATTCTTGTTTGTATCAAACAAGTTCCTGACACGAAGATCATTAAAGTAAATCCAAAAACGAACACCCTTGACCGTTCCAGTGCACCTGCGATTTTGAATCCGTACGATGCTCATGCTGTTGAGGAAGCGGTAAGACTCAAAAAAGAACACGGGGGAAAGGTAATGGTTCTTTCCATGGGTCCGCCGCAGGCTGCCAATGCAATTCGTAAATGCGTGGAAATCGGGGCAGACGAAGGCTTCTTGATTTCCGACCGGAAGTTTGCCGGCGCAGATACTTTAGCAACAAGCTATGCGTTATTCAAGGCGATTGAAAAATTGGAAAAAGAACAGGGAATTGATTTAGTTCTTTGTGGGAAACATGCGATTGACGGGGATACCGGTCAGGTAGGACCAGGCATTGCACGACGAATGGGCATGCCGCCACTGACGAATGTGATTAATGTGAGAAATGTGGACGAAAAGAACAAGAAAATTCAAGTGGATCGTAAAATTGAAGACGGCCATGAAATTATCGAATCAGACCTCCCTTGTCTGTTAACCGTTGAAAAAGAGATCAATCAGGTTGCTTATTCACCTTTTCCGAACATGATGAGAGCAGCGCGCTACAAACCGACCGTCTGGACAGTGGATGACCTGGATGATGTGGATATCAAACAGCTGGGTCTCAAAGGTTCACCGACGATCGTAGGCCGTATGTGGCCACCTGATAAAAGTTCGGGAGCAGAGATTGTTGAAGGCTCAACGGAAGAAAAGGTGAAGAGAGTGGTTTCAGTATTGATGGAGAAACCAGAACTGTTTGCTTCGAAAGGCGGGGAGAAATGA
- a CDS encoding electron transfer flavoprotein subunit alpha/FixB family protein: MNIEEYKGVWVFIEQRDGEIFDVGLELLGAGRDLADKLEVELCGVLLGDGIKDKAEELYQYGADTVYVIDNPVLKHYRSETYMKAVGDLVRKYKPEIFVYGATANGKDLASAVATEVMTGLTADTTMLDIDLEKRMFEASRPAFGGNIMATILCKKHRPQMATVRPKVMQKPEPDPSRKGKVIEEKFDMKEEDLRTKVVEIVKAAKKGANLEEAEIIVAGGKGIKDEKGFKMVKDLADAMNATVAASRDVVEAGIIGHEYQVGQTGLTVTPKIYVAIGISGAVQHVVGMQNSELIIAINNDPDATIFNAAHYGIVGDAFEIVPMLTEEFKNALAEEQGKGVTTNA, encoded by the coding sequence ATGAATATTGAAGAATACAAAGGCGTTTGGGTATTTATCGAGCAGCGCGACGGAGAGATTTTTGATGTCGGTCTGGAACTCCTTGGAGCAGGCCGGGACTTAGCGGATAAACTGGAAGTGGAGCTTTGCGGAGTACTTCTTGGTGATGGCATTAAAGATAAAGCGGAAGAGCTTTATCAGTATGGTGCAGATACCGTGTATGTCATTGATAATCCAGTCCTCAAGCATTACCGTTCTGAAACGTACATGAAGGCCGTGGGGGATCTTGTCAGAAAATATAAGCCGGAGATTTTTGTTTACGGCGCTACTGCAAATGGTAAAGACCTTGCCAGCGCAGTTGCAACAGAGGTCATGACCGGGCTGACTGCAGATACAACGATGCTTGACATCGATCTTGAAAAGCGGATGTTCGAAGCGAGCCGTCCTGCATTTGGTGGTAACATCATGGCGACGATTCTCTGTAAGAAACACCGTCCGCAAATGGCTACGGTTCGTCCGAAAGTCATGCAAAAGCCTGAGCCGGACCCATCCCGTAAAGGGAAAGTCATTGAAGAAAAGTTTGACATGAAAGAAGAGGATCTTCGCACAAAGGTAGTCGAGATTGTTAAAGCCGCGAAGAAAGGTGCAAACCTTGAAGAAGCCGAAATCATTGTTGCCGGTGGTAAAGGCATCAAAGATGAAAAAGGCTTCAAAATGGTCAAGGATCTTGCAGATGCCATGAATGCCACAGTTGCAGCAAGTCGTGACGTTGTGGAGGCAGGCATCATCGGCCACGAATATCAGGTTGGACAAACCGGGTTGACTGTAACACCAAAAATCTATGTCGCCATCGGTATTTCCGGAGCCGTTCAGCATGTCGTTGGTATGCAAAACTCCGAACTGATCATTGCCATAAACAATGACCCAGATGCAACGATATTCAATGCAGCACACTACGGAATAGTCGGAGACGCTTTTGAAATTGTTCCTATGCTTACGGAAGAATTCAAAAATGCACTGGCTGAAGAACAGGGAAAAGGAGTGACGACGAATGCCTGA
- a CDS encoding FAD-dependent oxidoreductase — MPEKFDLIVVGAGPAGTACAYTAAQNGLDVLLIERGEFPGSKNVMGGILYRKQMEEIIPEFWKEAPLERPVIEQRFWFLDKESMVTTSYKGLDWGREPYNKFTVLRSKWDKWFADKAVEQGALLINETVVTECIVDNGQVVGVKTDRPDGDVYADVVVLADGVNSLLGKQLGFHNEWKPNEVALTVMEVLKLDKKTINERFQVNEDQGVSIEIFGEATKGALGTSFLYTNKDSLNIGVGTTLSEMIKRKIKPYELLDELKVHPMVAPLIEGSESQEYLAHLIPEGGFDSVPKLVGNGVMLVGDAAQFVNALHQEGSNLAMTSGKMAAETVMKAKETGDFSEKGLDSYRTDVYDSFIGKDLKKYRHAAHTFEENPQYMGEYIPLLNHAMGSFFTVDGTPKWEKQKKIATKITAGRGKTGLAKDLYRAWKAVK, encoded by the coding sequence ATGCCTGAAAAATTTGATCTGATCGTCGTAGGCGCCGGTCCTGCAGGGACTGCCTGTGCTTATACGGCTGCACAAAACGGTTTGGATGTCCTGTTGATTGAACGTGGTGAATTCCCAGGTTCGAAAAACGTGATGGGCGGTATTCTTTACAGAAAACAAATGGAAGAGATTATTCCTGAATTCTGGAAAGAAGCCCCGCTCGAGCGCCCGGTTATTGAACAGCGCTTCTGGTTTTTGGATAAAGAATCGATGGTAACAACCAGTTATAAAGGATTGGATTGGGGCCGGGAACCATACAATAAGTTCACCGTTCTCCGCTCCAAGTGGGATAAATGGTTCGCAGATAAGGCAGTGGAACAGGGTGCCCTCCTGATCAACGAAACGGTTGTTACGGAATGTATCGTTGACAATGGCCAAGTCGTCGGTGTCAAAACGGACCGGCCGGACGGGGATGTCTATGCAGACGTAGTTGTTTTGGCAGATGGTGTCAATTCCCTTTTAGGCAAACAACTCGGGTTCCACAATGAGTGGAAGCCTAACGAAGTGGCCTTGACGGTGATGGAAGTACTGAAGCTTGACAAGAAAACCATTAACGAGCGATTCCAAGTGAATGAGGATCAGGGCGTTTCCATTGAAATCTTTGGTGAAGCGACGAAAGGTGCCCTTGGAACATCCTTCTTGTACACGAACAAAGACAGCCTCAATATTGGTGTCGGTACAACGCTCTCCGAAATGATCAAGCGGAAGATCAAGCCCTATGAGCTTCTCGATGAATTGAAAGTGCATCCGATGGTCGCACCGCTGATCGAAGGCAGTGAATCACAGGAGTACCTGGCACACTTGATTCCGGAAGGCGGATTTGATTCCGTACCAAAGCTTGTTGGAAATGGTGTCATGCTCGTAGGTGACGCGGCACAGTTTGTCAACGCGCTTCATCAGGAAGGGTCGAATCTGGCCATGACATCCGGAAAAATGGCTGCAGAAACGGTGATGAAAGCAAAAGAAACAGGTGACTTCTCCGAGAAAGGGCTTGATTCCTACAGAACCGATGTGTATGACAGCTTCATCGGTAAGGACTTGAAAAAATATCGTCATGCGGCGCACACCTTTGAAGAGAACCCACAGTATATGGGTGAGTATATTCCACTTCTCAACCATGCGATGGGCTCATTCTTCACGGTTGATGGAACGCCGAAGTGGGAAAAGCAAAAGAAAATTGCAACGAAAATTACTGCAGGCCGGGGTAAAACCGGACTGGCGAAAGATCTCTACCGGGCATGGAAGGCGGTGAAATAA
- a CDS encoding ferredoxin family protein: MAQTLEDKQYLLRFNCDTESHLIIKNHDVCATSCPGKDCTIFCPAEVYKWEGDRMFVGYEGCHECGSCRIGCPHDNIEWHYPKGGHGIVFRLA; the protein is encoded by the coding sequence ATGGCACAGACGCTTGAAGATAAGCAGTATTTGCTTCGTTTCAACTGTGACACTGAATCGCATCTGATTATTAAAAATCACGATGTATGTGCAACATCTTGTCCTGGAAAGGACTGCACCATCTTCTGTCCTGCTGAAGTATATAAGTGGGAAGGCGACAGAATGTTTGTCGGCTATGAAGGATGTCACGAATGCGGAAGCTGCCGCATTGGCTGTCCGCATGATAATATTGAATGGCACTATCCAAAAGGCGGTCACGGCATCGTGTTCCGACTGGCATAA
- a CDS encoding Lrp/AsnC family transcriptional regulator — translation MDERDLELLTLIEKQGRLETSQLAKMMDMKEDEIALRMRRLEEQKVILGYSALIDWKKTPEKERVTASIDVKVTPTRGRGFDAVAERIYRFKEVKALYLMSGTYDLAVVIEGATMAEIANFVSDKLSTLDSVISTTTHFQLKQYKHDGMIFVDDDDQDPRMVVSP, via the coding sequence ATGGATGAACGAGATCTGGAGTTATTAACGTTAATTGAGAAGCAAGGACGTTTGGAAACCAGTCAGTTGGCAAAAATGATGGATATGAAAGAAGATGAAATTGCGTTAAGAATGAGACGACTTGAAGAACAGAAAGTGATTCTCGGTTATTCTGCATTAATTGATTGGAAAAAGACGCCGGAAAAAGAACGTGTAACTGCGAGTATTGATGTCAAGGTCACGCCGACAAGGGGCAGAGGGTTTGATGCGGTTGCGGAGCGGATCTACCGGTTCAAGGAGGTCAAAGCCCTGTACCTGATGTCAGGGACGTATGACCTTGCCGTTGTTATTGAAGGGGCGACGATGGCTGAGATTGCCAATTTCGTTTCGGATAAGCTGTCAACGCTCGATTCCGTCATTTCGACAACCACCCATTTTCAATTGAAGCAGTACAAACATGATGGCATGATTTTCGTTGATGATGATGATCAGGATCCTCGGATGGTGGTGTCACCATGA
- a CDS encoding aminotransferase produces MSMVNQTQVHETRLSDAVNRIAPSGIRRFFDLATSMDNVISLGVGEPDYTTPWNVREASIHSLERGLTAYTANAGLIELRRAISTYLTKRFAIDYNPDNEVVVTVGASEGIDLAIRAIVNPGDEVLIVEPCFVSYAPIVSLTGGVPVPVPTEISNDFMVEPEEIVKRITPKTKAIMLSYPNNPTGAVMSRKKMAEVADLVIEHDLTVISDEIYAELSYDDEHVSVPTFPGMWERTILISGFSKSFAMTGWRIGYLCAPEPYASAMLKIHQYAMMCASTMAQYAALEALENGQEMMDEMITSYRQRRNYFVKSLREAGLSCHTPGGAFYAFPSIKETGLTSEEFAEAFLMEERVAVVPGHVFGVGGEGHVRCSYAASMSQLEEVVERLKRFNAARIGR; encoded by the coding sequence ATGAGCATGGTGAATCAAACCCAAGTTCACGAGACAAGATTGTCAGATGCAGTCAACCGGATCGCCCCTTCCGGAATCCGGCGGTTCTTTGATCTGGCAACGTCGATGGATAACGTCATTTCCCTTGGAGTTGGTGAACCGGATTATACGACGCCCTGGAATGTCCGGGAAGCCAGTATTCATTCCTTGGAACGCGGATTAACGGCGTATACGGCAAATGCCGGGCTCATCGAGCTGAGAAGAGCCATTTCAACATATTTAACAAAACGTTTTGCCATCGATTACAATCCCGATAATGAAGTCGTTGTGACAGTCGGCGCCAGTGAAGGGATCGATTTGGCGATCAGGGCGATCGTTAATCCGGGCGATGAAGTATTGATCGTGGAACCGTGTTTTGTATCGTATGCACCGATCGTATCATTGACAGGTGGGGTTCCTGTGCCGGTTCCGACAGAAATCAGCAATGATTTTATGGTGGAACCTGAAGAGATCGTTAAGCGAATTACACCCAAGACGAAAGCGATCATGCTGTCGTACCCGAACAACCCGACTGGGGCTGTTATGTCGAGAAAAAAGATGGCGGAGGTCGCGGATCTGGTCATTGAACATGACTTAACAGTCATTTCTGATGAAATTTATGCAGAATTAAGTTATGACGATGAACATGTCAGTGTCCCGACTTTTCCAGGCATGTGGGAGCGTACGATTTTGATCTCAGGTTTTTCAAAATCATTTGCCATGACCGGATGGCGGATTGGTTACCTCTGTGCGCCGGAGCCCTATGCCAGCGCGATGCTGAAGATTCATCAATATGCGATGATGTGCGCTTCAACGATGGCCCAGTATGCGGCCCTTGAAGCGTTGGAAAATGGGCAGGAAATGATGGATGAGATGATCACGAGTTACCGGCAGCGGCGGAATTATTTCGTCAAATCATTGCGGGAAGCCGGCCTCTCCTGTCATACACCCGGTGGTGCCTTTTATGCATTCCCGTCCATCAAGGAAACAGGCTTGACTTCAGAGGAGTTCGCCGAAGCTTTTTTGATGGAAGAAAGGGTTGCAGTGGTGCCGGGGCATGTTTTCGGTGTCGGCGGTGAAGGGCATGTGAGATGCTCTTATGCCGCTTCGATGTCACAGCTCGAAGAAGTAGTCGAACGGTTAAAGCGCTTCAATGCAGCACGAATCGGACGGTAA
- the yugI gene encoding S1 domain-containing post-transcriptional regulator GSP13: MSSQYEAGSIVEGKVTGIKPFGAFVALDEKKQGLVHISHIAHGYVEDINSVLSVGDTIKVKILSVDAESGKISLSIKETLPKPERPQSQSGGNRGGGAGGPRRSGAGAPKKESTQGFNTLEDKLKDWLKQSNEIQADLNKRIKK; the protein is encoded by the coding sequence ATGTCAAGTCAATACGAAGCAGGAAGTATCGTTGAAGGAAAAGTAACAGGTATCAAACCTTTTGGTGCATTTGTAGCACTTGATGAGAAGAAGCAGGGTCTTGTTCACATCTCGCACATCGCCCACGGTTATGTAGAGGATATTAATTCTGTATTGTCAGTTGGAGATACAATCAAAGTGAAGATTCTCTCCGTTGATGCAGAATCCGGAAAGATTTCACTTTCCATCAAAGAAACATTGCCAAAACCGGAACGCCCTCAAAGCCAGAGTGGCGGTAATCGCGGAGGCGGAGCCGGCGGACCTCGTCGTTCCGGCGCTGGAGCTCCGAAAAAGGAATCCACGCAAGGTTTCAACACGCTGGAAGATAAGCTGAAGGACTGGTTGAAGCAATCCAACGAGATTCAGGCGGATCTGAACAAGCGCATCAAGAAGTAA